The Macadamia integrifolia cultivar HAES 741 chromosome 3, SCU_Mint_v3, whole genome shotgun sequence genome segment AATCCAATTCAAGCGATCCTCATCGATCCCAtccgatttttaaaaaaaatacttggCATTCATTTTGTCTCCTTCCTTAATGTGAGCTCTCTGGGTGTTGGGTCCTTGAGTGCCCTCTTGTTTACTCTGATTTTAGAGCAAGAGGGCACTCAAGAGATACAACTGTCTGAAATTGCAAAAGTAAATTGCCAACTTTAGAGATAACAAGACGTTACGAACCTTGAGCTTCATATACTCATTGCATAGCAAACCTGTTCAGAATTATTGTTCATAGGACACCCACCGTCTTACAGACATTTTACAGTCCTAGTGCCTTAACCAATTCAGGGAAAGGCAATTATTCTTACGTCTGTAAACTTATTTGCATATACtaagacacacacacacactcatagAACAGGTGCAAACATTAATATGATTAAGCCATCAACTGCTGGAACTCAGAGAAATCAATCACACCGTCGCCGTTAAGGTCGAATGCCTGTATGATGGTCTTGCACTCTTCATTGGACATTTTGTTGCCAAGGCGACTGAAGATCTTCTGCAAGCCTTCTGTTGTAATGGACCCAGAACCCTTCAATGCGAACATATCAAACCCTCTTTTCAGATCATCATCCCCACCTTCACGTTCCATCAACTTCACAAAATCGTCAAAATCTAGCGTCAAATCGTCGCCGCCTGCTGCATCCAGTTCATTGATCACACCTTGAGCCTCATTAGGTGACATGAACTCCCTTATGGAGGCAAAGTAGGATCTGAGTTCAAAGCCTTCGACCTTTCCGTTACCGTTAGTGTCCAATCGACGAAATGTTTGTTGGAGTTCATCGTTTGATTCCTGTTTGGAATGATGATGAAGGCGATGTGCACTTAGCACGAAGCTCTTGTTGGAGAACCATTTGGATAATGTTTGCTTGGAAAGAACAGAAGTTGCCATTACAGCAGGAACGAAGGCAGGCTGGGTACTGGGCAGTTTTTGTTGCGTGTTGCTCGTTGCTGTGATGGAAACAAAAGAACATGCATGGAGACTTATATAGACTGTGataagatagagagagagacgtgaagGGTGCGTAAAGATACTTTTTCTGTGTTTTTGTGAAAGAATAATTATCCAGAGCTTAAAAGGAGTGgttttgattaaaagttcccaAGCATTGCATATATTCACCCTCCATGAAAGTGAATTTCAGCAAAAGCCAAATCATTTGCTGTGTGTGAAAGAATGAGTATCCAAATCTTTAAAAAGGACTGGTTCTGGTTAAAAGTTCCCAAAAATGCACTGTTGGCATATTTTCCCGATTAATGTTCATGGGAAAGTCTCCAAAAGGCATACCAGTTAAcgtaaaaaattccaaatctgCATGGGAATGAAGTTCAGTACTAGAGGCTTTAAACAAGAAGCCCATCAGGCTGCCTTTCATGAAAaggaaattcaataaaatataaCCATAACATGAtaattgagttttttttatttttctcggAGTGACACATGATGCTGACAAATAGTAGTAGAAATGCAAAACCACTGTCATTATCAGGTTCTGTTCCTGCAGATCTTGTGCTTTCTCAGTCAGTTTACTTCATCCTTAAAAGTTTCAACTCCTAGATAGCGAGCGGGGAAAGAATAAATGTTGTGGAATATGCAAAGCACCAGAAATGCATTGTTTATGTTGAGAAGAGAGATTTCCAACAAGTAATTCCCAAACGAATCTACTAGAGGCCTaattagggaagaagggaaactCAAGAAGAAAATCATCGTTGTGGGTGAAAGGGGAAGCACAACTTCATGCACACACTTACTTAGAACTCAAAAACTAACTAGTATTTAAAGAGAAATCAAAACTCCTAACtctaaaaatgataaaaactataaaatgaaacaagtaaaaaaaagagaagaagagttcTAATTAAACCGACTTTACTCCAAACTACTACGTACTCAACCGTCTTTTTTGCTAGAAGAGCAATCAGCCGTTGCCTCAACTGTTTGTGGATTCACCTCTCGTACCACAGGTCGCCCAACCCATCTCTGACTGTGGGGATTCCGGCGGCGAGTATCCTCCATGCCACCTTGATCAGTCGAATCCTGCTCCGGCAGGTTCTCAAATACAACTTGCCGCTCTCTCTCCACAAATAATTCCGCCACAAcaatattaatgaaattagaTGCACACAATTGATGATGGTGAAGAAAGAATACTTTATTATCATGGTGAAGTGACCATTTGATTGGACTCTTGGGTCATGATCACGATCCCTCACCTATTGatgatgtcacaccccgcctccattCACTTGAAGGTTGGtgacatggacacgcacacgtgtccacaatccattcAGGATCCACAATATAGTACTTTAAGTgcataaaatgatgaaatgatTCTATGATCACAAGATAATAAAATAGTCAAATATACATAACGAGTGAGGTCTAataatatttatcatatttaccaaaatgaAGTCCTCTGCAATGGATCATAAATATAGTAATGCCCCTAGGGCTACatcaaatatatatacacaaaataaTCAATATAGAAGATGCTGCTCTCATCCTCAACGTGCTCCATAAGCACAGTCATCGCACACACAGTTGTCCTCATGCGTAGCTTGCTCCACATCCCAAAGGTCACCTCCGCAGAGAGCCGGCTCCTTAGCCATAGACTCCAGGTGGTTCCCTAAATCAATATCTGAAAAAAAGGGGGCAACGACGGGGTGAACTTCCACAAAGCCCAATGAGGGGTACACACAAACAATCACAATATTccataaaaaatagagaaaaatataaatgctcaaccacaacaatattaatgaaattagaTGCACACAATGACATGATCCGATTATTAACAAACAATCCTAAACAACAAATTCTAGGTCCAGAGCGTAATCAAACTTGGGAATGCAATACTGGAGTCTCCCATAACCTCGGTCATGCTGCACCCACAAGCATGACCATACACTCTCACAGTTTATGGGTATGTAGTACCGGAATCTCCCACATCCTCGGTAACCGAAATCTCACACAACCTCGGACAAGCTGCACCCTGGGTTATTTAACCTAGCCTAATGCAATCTAGTATGATTATTTCACCTCTCAATTACGAGGTAATCATACTTGGGAATGCAGTGCCGGAATCTTCCACAACCTCGGCCATGCTACACCCACAAGCATGACCACACATGGTCTCAATTTATGGGCATGCAATACCGGAATCTCCCACAACCTCAGTAACCAAAACTCCCACAACCTCGGCCAAGGTGTGCCTGGGTTAGTTTTCCTAACCCAATGCAATCTATCATGATATGAGTCATAAATTCAAGGTGATCATGCCTGGGAATGCAGTACCGGAATCTCCCACAACCTCGGTCATTGAAATCTCTGACAATCTTGGCCATGCTACACCCACAAACATGACCACATATAATGGGCATGCAGTACCAGAATCTCCCACAACCTCGGTAACCGGAATCTCCCAGAACCTTGGCCAAGCTGCACCTCATTCACTCACACACATATGCACAGCCACGGTTCATATTATTATGCCACAATCAATATTCACCACAAGTAATAGGGTTATGATATGCAAAATAACATGATCATCCACATATGCAATTCATATTATCATGCCACAATCCAAATTCACTACAAGATACAAGattataatatgcaaaatgacatGATCATCTACATATGTAACATGAtgtaaacattccataaaataaaatcacacaaATATCCTCACCTCGAATCTCAAGTGTCGGTGGATAGCCGATGACCTCGTGCCTTGTTGACCCATCACttcttggttctactcctaggatacataaggtTTTTAAGAAATCAATCATCCATAGGGAAATGAGACCCTAGACACATATTCTAACTTCATTTCCTATCTTCCTTTTCTTAGAAATTGTTCTCAAGTTGGGGGTTTATGACTTTAGAGCTGATTTATATGTGGGGATGTTTATCCATCTCCATTAACTTGGATTAAGTATATTCAATGGGTTGGTTAAGATAGGTTTACACAATGCACCCAAATTCCCCAAAGTTCAAGTCACGACTAAGCTAAATTTGGGAACTTCGGTTGAGGGAGTAGGTGGTGACTACTAATGGCTTATGTGGTCACTCCAATCCACTATACCCATTTTTAATTTCGTTTTTtccaacccaattttgggtttgaatggtggggTACAGAGGGTTTGTGCAAAACCCACCATTTCTAGGAtttagttacccaaattggggatttcactagggagggttcatggactcaaattgatccatcaatCTTGCTAAGATAAGTCTTCTACACTAAACCTCTCTCCCAATTTGTAGTCTCGACAAGTGGGAATGtgggttttaggaaatttgggcaatttctccatttctaggttttATGTTGCCGAAATTGGggtttgagatggggatttcaCTAGTGAAGGTTCATGGGTTCAAATTGAACCATAGATCTTGTTAAGACAAGTCCCCAACATCAAATCCCTCTCCCAAATAGTAGTTTTAGTGAGTTGAGAGGTGAGAATCGGTTGGGGCAATTTCCATTAGCTCAATGGacagtggaaaaaaaaaaggaagggagagagaggcgTGTGTAGAGAGAAGTAGAGAAAATGGCTTTCCTTAATGGGTAGGTGTTCCCCttgttcccttcttcttcctcctcccttgcttttctccttcttcttcccctttcttccttcttttaccTTTAATTTGGtagaaatgaaaagaatgggCAAAGAtttctatttatagtcacttaaGTTCCCTAAGCCTTGTTTGGGGAAATAATGGGTTTTCATTCATTACTGGGTTAATCCATCATTTGGAACTAACAGCCCACCTTGGGGTGACTGGATACaataatctattccccaataagttgtcccaactattgggagtggtttgaggtgcacgggTGCGAAGGCCCAGGCCCCACGACCAAATAACCCTGTTTTAGCCTATGCACTCGCTGGAGGTGTTCAACCAGTGAAGACTGAATTGGTCCCCCCCTGTACGGAGTTAGATCCTTAAGTAAAATGGGGCCTTCCCAGGGTGTTTTCAGTGTGTGGGCCCCACCTTTTGGTACATTTTACTATTAAAGCTCGGCAAATCCACAGGTTGCTATTGGTTGTCACCTGGTTGCATTACCTATGACtaaaagttgaaattagcccGGATTTTGGGCACGGTTATAACAAACAAGGTTGAAACTACCCTTCTCTTTGGCCATTTGACATTAGTGATTTGTGgtccttttattttccatttagATTTGACAAAGATTCTGAATTTTTTCACTCCTCCAATTACAGTTATTCCTGTATTATTTAAGTAGTTGGTTTATTTTTGACCAAATATTTCTCctcattatttattttgtaaattattATAAAACACAAAGAATAATTGaatattttcaaataatttaatttgattGAAATTCTGAATTATATTAGTTTCCAAATTATATGcatatcattctttttttttttttcgctagaaagtcattatattaaaatggaagaaaaaaggaagaaattacagagctacatcaaactgagaaaatagagtggatcaaaaataaaaacgattccctgacccccaccttcggcattgccatcagcaggggaaagAGAATCCcactaatcaaatctatagtttggTCTGCCATCAGCATCTCTTCTGATGAAATCCTTAATGTTGGCAGGAAAGTCAACATTTATGGCTGATATCCCTGTCTTCGCCGCATCTCTAGCCAGGTAGTCGGCAATTGAGTTCgcttctctgaagttgtgagttattttccatgttATACTCTCCAAATATGGCTGGAGGAATATCCATCTTTGTAAcgcaaaccatggaattttattttgctgGATAGAGATTGCAACAGCACTAGAATCCGTCTCTACCCACAGACGTGGAATGCCCATCTCCCTAGCACGCATCAGCCCCACCATTAGGCCTTCGATTTCAGCTTCGAAGACTCCCGAGAcacccataaaaattttgtaggaTCCAAGAACGCCTCCCCTGTGATCACGAAAAATTCCTCCTGCACCTGCACGACCTGGGTTCCCCCTtgagcttccatcaaaattcaatttaatccaatttgCCTCGGGTCTACACCAGAAAACCTCTAAGATTGCTTTTGGTGGAGATCGCTGAATCGGAATACCAAGCTTCCTGCAGCAAATGAGATCGGACATTGTCTTGACTTCACCTTTAGTGCTTGGCTGAGCAAACTGAATATCCTctagaatcatctgcttcaggTATCTTGCCGGTCGTTCCTTGCCATCATGCCTTCTTATATTTCTTTCGCGCCAAATGTGATCAGCCACTGTTAgtaaccccatgatccatgcctcTTTGAAGCAAActgatttctgttttcttctccaccatgtGAGGAAATCTGCCATGGTTCCAGCAGGCTGCCATTGCACATTGAAGCATCCACAAAAAAAGAGCCATATTTCTTCGGAGTAGGAgcattgaaggaaaatatgagaCGATGTCTCAGCCTCCATTCCACATAAGCTGCATTTAGAGACAAGGACTATGCCCCTCTTTTGAATAGCGTCATCTGTAGGAAGCTTGTCGTGCACCATTCTCCAACCAAAGATAGACACCCTGGGTTGCATCTTTTtaccccaaatcaaagagaaaaatggcaCTTTCGGGTAACGAATCCTAATATCTTCCCAGgcagaattagaattgaaaatccCATCAGATGATAGACTCCACAGGCACATATCTTCACAGGGATAAGATGGAATTTT includes the following:
- the LOC122073746 gene encoding probable calcium-binding protein CML41, yielding MATSVLSKQTLSKWFSNKSFVLSAHRLHHHSKQESNDELQQTFRRLDTNGNGKVEGFELRSYFASIREFMSPNEAQGVINELDAAGGDDLTLDFDDFVKLMEREGGDDDLKRGFDMFALKGSGSITTEGLQKIFSRLGNKMSNEECKTIIQAFDLNGDGVIDFSEFQQLMA